The Stenotrophomonas maltophilia genome segment ACAGGTCACCCAGGCCAGTGCCGACGCACTCAAGACCGTGGTGGCCGACACCCTGACCATCATCGCCATGCTGGCGGTAATGCTGCAGATGAGCGTGAAGGTCACCGTGGCGATGCTGGTGGTGGTACCGCTGATCGGCGTGATCGTGTCCTACGTGGGCAAGCGCTACCGCCGCATCAGCCGTGGCATCCAGGATGGCATGGGTTCGATGGCGCAGACCGCCGAACAGTCGCTGGCGGCGCAGCAGGAAGTGAAGGTGCACGGCACCCAGCAGCATGAGATCTCGCGCTACTCGCGCCTGGCCAACCGCATGCTGTCGCTGAACATGAAGGTGGAAGTCACCCGTGCGGCGGCGTCCAGCGTGGTGCAGTTCCTGGCAGCACTGGCGCTGGCGGTGATCGTCTGGGTATCGACGCGCGAAGCGCTGGCCGGCCGCCTCAACGCCGGCCAGTTCATGGGCCTGATGACCTCGATGATGGCCATCATTCCTTCGCTGCGCCGCCTGACCAGCGTGCAGACCTCGATCTCGCGTGGCGTGGCCGCCGCAGAGCGCCTGTTCGGCATCCTCGACATGCAGGTCGAGCGTGACGAGGGCCGCAACAACGTGCAGCGCGTGCGCGGCGAGCTGGCCTTCGACCACGTCATGCTGCGCTATCGCGAGGACAGCGGCATTGCTCTGGACGACATCAGTTTCGTGGCGAAGCCGGGTACGGTCACCGCCATCGTGGGTCGTTCCGGCAGTGGCAAGACCAGCCTGATCCGGCTGGTGCCGCGCTTCTATGAGCCCAGCGGTGGTGTGATCACCCTCGATGGCGTCGCGCTGGATGACTATCCGTTGGCCGACCTGCGTCGGCAGGTGGCGATGGTCGGGCAGAAGGTCATGCTGTTCGATGACACCATCGCGGCCAACATCGCCTATGGCATGGAAGCGAGCGAGGAACAGATCCGTGCGGCGGCCGAAGCGGCCAATGCGTGGGAGTTCATCGCGCGCATGCCGCAGCAGCTGCAGACCCCGGTCGGCGAGAACGGCGCGCTGCTGTCCGGCGGCCAGCGCCAGCGCCTGGCGATCGCCCGCGCGATCCTGCGTGACGCGCCGATCCTGATCCTCGACGAAGCCACTGCCGCGCTGGACAACGAATCCGAGCGACTGGTGCAGGATGCGCTGCAGCGCCTGATGCCCGAACGCACCACGCTGGTCATCGCGCACCGCCTGTCGACCATCGAGCATGCCGATCAGGTGCTGGTGATGGACCACGGCCGCATCGTTGAACGGGGTACCCACAAGGAGCTGCTTGCCATGGGTGGCCTGTACCAGCATCTGCACAGCATGCAGTTCCGCGAAAGGCAGGACTGATGGCTGGCAAGGGTACCCAGACCCCGCCGTACTGGTACGACGGCAGCCCGGTTCCGTGGGCGATGCGCCTGCTGGCGCCGCTGTATGCCGGCGTCACCGCGCTGCGCCGCCGTGCCTACCGGCGTGGATGGCGCAAGCGCTACGCGCTGCCGGTGCCGGTCATCGTGGTTGGCAACATCACCGCCGGCGGCACCGGCAAGACGCCGCTGACCATCGCCCTGGTCGAGCGCCTGCGTGCGGCCGGCTGGAAGCCGGGCGTCGCCAGCCGTGGCTATGGCCGTGAAGACGCTGACAAGCCGCTGTGGGTGCAGGCCGACACGCCGACCGCCAAGGGCGGTGACGAACCGGTGCTGATCGCCTGGAAGACCGGCGTGCCGGTGCGCGTGGACGCCGACCGCGTGGCCGCAGGCAGGGCACTGATCCAGGCCGGCTGCGATGTGATCGTCTGCGATGACGGCCTGCAGCACTACCGGCTGGCGCGCGACATCGAGATCGAAGTGGTCGATGCCCAGCGGCGCTACGGCAACGGCCGGATGATTCCCGCCGGACCGCTGCGCGAGCCTGTCAGCCGTGCCGGCGAATGCGATTTCCGCGTGGTCAACCTGGGCCAGGCCGATGAGGAAAGCGCGGCACAGGCCTGCGGTTTCGGCCAGTGGCCGATGGCCCTGCACATCGACAGTGCACAGCCGCTGGCCGGTGGCCGCGCGCGCCCGTTGTCGTACTTCAAGGGTCAGCGTGTTCATGCGGTGGCCGGTATCGCCCATCCGCAGCGCTTCTTCGACATGCTGCGCGCGCGTGGCATCGGCGTGGTGCCGCACGCCTTTGCCGACCACCAGGCCTACCAGCCGCAGGACCTGTCGTTCGGCAGCCAGCTGCCGGTGCTGATGACCGAGAAGGATGCGGTGAAATGCCGCGCGTTCGGCAACGATTGGCATTACGCGGTGCCGTTGCGTGCCGAGCTGCCTGCCGCGTTCTGGGTGGCGCTGACCGACCGCCTGGACAAGCTGCGACCGAACTGAGCGGCGCGGCGGCGCTTGCATTCATGCGCCGCCGGCCGCATCCCCGTTGTAACGAGCCTGCCGAGTATTGCTCCATGACCGAATTCGTCGTCGCCATTCCGGCCCGCTATGCCGCCTCGCGGCTGCCGGGCAAGCCGCTACGCCTGCTGGGTGGTGAGCCGCTGGTGCTGCACGTGGCGCGCCGCGCGCTGCAGGCCGGCGCTGGCGAGGTCTGGGTTGCTACCGACGATCAACGCATCGCCGACGCGCTGTCCGGGCTGGCCGAGGTGAAGGTGGCCATGACCGCCACCTCGCATGCCTCCGGTACCGACCGCCTGGCCGAGTGCGCGCGCATCGCCGGCTGGGCCGACGACACCGTAGTGGTCAACCTGCAGGGTGATGAACCGTTCGCGCCGGCTGCGGGAATCCGTGCGGTGGCCCAGGCGCTGGTTGAAGGCAATGCGCCGATGTCGACCCTGGCGACCACCGTGGAGGATGCAGAAACCCTGTTCGATCCGAACGTGGTCAAGCTGGTGCGCAACGTGCGCAACGAGGCGATGTACTTCAGCCGCGCACCGATCGCCTGGCACCGAGAGGGTTTCGCGCGCAGCCGCGACACGCTGCCGGAAGGGCACGCCTGGCTGCGCCACATCGGCATCTACGGCTACCGCGCCGGTTTCCTGCAGCAGTTCGCGGCGATGCCCCCGGGCCGGCTGGAGCAGGTCGAATCGCTGGAGCAGCTGCGCGTGCTCGAGTCCGGCTACCCGATCAGCGTGGCGATCTCGCCTGAACCATTCCCGGCGGGCATCGACACGCCCGAGGACCTGGAGCGCGCCGAAGCACTGCTGCAGACGTTGGCTGCCCGATGAAGCTGCTGGTCGTCTGCCTCGGCAACATCTGCCGTTCGCCGATGGCCGAAGGCGCGCTCCGCGCACGCCTGGACGCTTCGCCACTGGCGGGGCGCGTGCAGGTGGATTCGGCCGGCACCGGTGACTGGCATGTGGGCGAGCCGCCGGACCGGCGTGCGATCGCCTGCGCGGCCGGGCACGGCGTGGACATCGGCGGCCTGCGTGCGCGCCAGCTGCACGCCGCTGATTTCGACCGCTTCGACTGGATCCTGTGCGCCGACGAGGCGAACCTGCGGGACGCGGGACGCTTGGTGGCACCCGCCCAGCGTGAGCGGCTGGCGCTGTACCTGCCCTGGTCGGGCGGGGAGGGGCAGGCGGCCATCCCGGATCCTTACACCGGCGGCAGCGATCACTTCGAACAGGTCTGGTCGCTGGTCGACAATGCTGCAAAACGTGCAGTGGCACGACTGTTGCATGACGCCGACTCCGGCATAATCGGGCCATGAACGTCCAGCCCGTCCCGGACCTGCCCGAGTTCGCCACCTGGCTCAATGCCGCTCCCTGTACCCTGACCGAACTGCGCGGTCGGCCGGTGGCGCTGTTGTTCGTCAACGCCGCTTCTGCCTGGAGCGCGCAGCGCCTGGCCGAATTCAGTCAATGGCTGTCGCGTCACCCTGGCATGCTGCAGCCGCTGGTCCTGCAGGTACCCCGCTTCGATTTCGAGCGTGACGCCGGCGCCGCACTCAAACTGCTGCGCCGCCAGGGGCTGTCAATGCCGGTCCTGCTCGATGCCGACTGGGATGGCTGGCGTCGCTTCGGCATCACATCGTGGCCGACCGTGGTGCTGCTGGACGCGCAGGGTCGCGAGCAGCAGCGGCTGGTCGGGCTGGGGGCTCCGGGAGAGCTTGAGCGTGCGTTGAAT includes the following:
- the lpxK gene encoding tetraacyldisaccharide 4'-kinase; protein product: MAGKGTQTPPYWYDGSPVPWAMRLLAPLYAGVTALRRRAYRRGWRKRYALPVPVIVVGNITAGGTGKTPLTIALVERLRAAGWKPGVASRGYGREDADKPLWVQADTPTAKGGDEPVLIAWKTGVPVRVDADRVAAGRALIQAGCDVIVCDDGLQHYRLARDIEIEVVDAQRRYGNGRMIPAGPLREPVSRAGECDFRVVNLGQADEESAAQACGFGQWPMALHIDSAQPLAGGRARPLSYFKGQRVHAVAGIAHPQRFFDMLRARGIGVVPHAFADHQAYQPQDLSFGSQLPVLMTEKDAVKCRAFGNDWHYAVPLRAELPAAFWVALTDRLDKLRPN
- the kdsB gene encoding 3-deoxy-manno-octulosonate cytidylyltransferase, with amino-acid sequence MTEFVVAIPARYAASRLPGKPLRLLGGEPLVLHVARRALQAGAGEVWVATDDQRIADALSGLAEVKVAMTATSHASGTDRLAECARIAGWADDTVVVNLQGDEPFAPAAGIRAVAQALVEGNAPMSTLATTVEDAETLFDPNVVKLVRNVRNEAMYFSRAPIAWHREGFARSRDTLPEGHAWLRHIGIYGYRAGFLQQFAAMPPGRLEQVESLEQLRVLESGYPISVAISPEPFPAGIDTPEDLERAEALLQTLAAR
- the msbA gene encoding lipid A export permease/ATP-binding protein MsbA, whose product is MSSNHAPVWPIYKRLLGYTRAYWVFMVAAVIAMVVEALAGYHFTKLMEPLVNRGFVNPEPRMAVILPLTILGLFLMRSVATWVSDYALAKTGRSVVRDLREQVLAKYLHLPSSHFDTEATPVMVSRLNFDTEQVTQASADALKTVVADTLTIIAMLAVMLQMSVKVTVAMLVVVPLIGVIVSYVGKRYRRISRGIQDGMGSMAQTAEQSLAAQQEVKVHGTQQHEISRYSRLANRMLSLNMKVEVTRAAASSVVQFLAALALAVIVWVSTREALAGRLNAGQFMGLMTSMMAIIPSLRRLTSVQTSISRGVAAAERLFGILDMQVERDEGRNNVQRVRGELAFDHVMLRYREDSGIALDDISFVAKPGTVTAIVGRSGSGKTSLIRLVPRFYEPSGGVITLDGVALDDYPLADLRRQVAMVGQKVMLFDDTIAANIAYGMEASEEQIRAAAEAANAWEFIARMPQQLQTPVGENGALLSGGQRQRLAIARAILRDAPILILDEATAALDNESERLVQDALQRLMPERTTLVIAHRLSTIEHADQVLVMDHGRIVERGTHKELLAMGGLYQHLHSMQFRERQD
- a CDS encoding low molecular weight protein-tyrosine-phosphatase — its product is MKLLVVCLGNICRSPMAEGALRARLDASPLAGRVQVDSAGTGDWHVGEPPDRRAIACAAGHGVDIGGLRARQLHAADFDRFDWILCADEANLRDAGRLVAPAQRERLALYLPWSGGEGQAAIPDPYTGGSDHFEQVWSLVDNAAKRAVARLLHDADSGIIGP